A single region of the Podospora pseudopauciseta strain CBS 411.78 chromosome 1, whole genome shotgun sequence genome encodes:
- the ERF2 gene encoding Eukaryotic peptide chain release factor GTP-binding subunit (COG:I; BUSCO:EOG09264FYY; EggNog:ENOG503NVDK): MASGEGAPRALSPTSTINDDSFPQFPGRSEMAGPPSIISSRMTDIMTDDGGDTEAHRAAGGKRRSAFYSDLSSRPGTARTGASGRPPWSSGTPLRQGLAGKRGSGTGSTSSATQAVRPPSSATRSHVPSLTSHAFFRPMSSQKLQAQRGFARPTTVNRQFMSQEDPHNPARDSLNSAPGAKVVRQSADEGDMRSPPSRGTEFTEQDMYERRTANTSPTGHHATSSFSDSVRPLHRKPGDARNLTLDMSKTYNKAGVSIPTPVRTPRSLRSNFLMPRNDSGHSNREMQGGEKLDSVASSPQLPPASRDDKHPSEEKTKKVGRNYQYFQGNTIFFFGGRLQNARDRPVNIATGSLVVIPGILFLIFSAPWIWSNISPAIPITFAYLYYLCVSSFCHASATDPGILPRNLHRFPPSENNDPWRPSPPSTEWVLIKSAEKTAAAMEVPCKYCKTCQMWRPPRAHHCRLCDNCVETQDHHCLWLNNCVGRRNYRYFFTFILTATLLGVYLSGASLAQILVYQHKQKISFNASISHFRVPFAMVIYGFIAFLYPAALTGYHVFLMARGETTREYLNSSKFIKAERFRAYNQGSWFRNWFVVLCRPRPPTYYQFKQSWYEGDQRLAPTKRIKKARKAVPANPGVGVDSKEGMEMQDVKNSPHLQQQQQQGFQGPRQLRSQHDLESGLAQQPPTN, encoded by the exons ATGGCATCCGGGGAGGGAGCGCCGAGGGCTCTCTCTCCTACCAGCACCATTAACGATGACAGCTTTCCCCAGTTTCCGGGTCGATCTGAGATGGCTGGTCCCCCGAGTATAATTTCCTCGCGGATGACCGATATCATGACGGATGACGGTGGAGACACGGAAGCGCACCGCGCGGCAGGcggcaagaggaggagcgctTTCTATTCGGACCTCAGTTCTCGTCCAGGAACGGCGAGGACAGGAGCATCTGGGAGACCTCCATGGAGCTCAGGGACGCCTTTACGTCAGGGGCTGGCGGGAAAGCGTGGGAGCGGGACTGGAAGCACCAGCAGCGCGACACAGGCAGTTCGACCACCCAGTTCGGCAACCAGAAGCCATGTTCCGTCGTTGACATCGCATGCCTTCTTTCGCCCGATGAGTTCGCAGAAATTACAGGCGCAAAGAGGATTCGCGAGACCGACGACGGTGAACCGGCAATTTATGTCCCAGGAGGACCCCCACAACCCGGCGCGAGACAGCCTGAACTCGGCTCCAGGCGCCAAGGTAGTGAGACAGTCCGCTGATGAAGGGGACATGCGGTCACCACCCTCAAGAGGAACGGAGTTCACCGAGCAGGATATGTACGAGAGGAGGACGGCCAACACGAGTCCGACAGGCCACCATGCGACTTCGAGCTTTTCGGATAGCGTCCGGCCGTTGCATAGGAAGCCTGGTGATGCTAGAAACCTTACCCTCGACATGAGCAAAACCTACAACAAAGCTGGCGTATCTATCCCGACTCCTGTGCGAACACCTCGATCTTTGCGATCCAACTTTCTTATGCCGAGAAACGATTCTGGCCACAGCAACCGAGAAATGCAGGGCGGCGAGAAGCTGGACTCGGTAGCTTCATCaccccaactcccacccGCGAGCAGGGACGACAAGCACCCGTCGGAggagaagaccaagaaggtgGGCCGCAACTATCAGTATTTCCAGGGCAACACAATCTTCTTTTTTGGAGGCAGGTTACAAAATGCGAGAGATAGACCGGTCAACATTGCGACGGGGTCTTTGGTAGTCATTCCTGGCATCTTGTTTCTGATATTCTCGGCACCTTGGATATGGAGCAATATTTCCCCAGCGATACCCATCACCTTCGCCTATCTTTACTACCTCTGCGTGTCTTCTTTTTGCCATGCATCGGCCACGGATCCCGGG ATCCTCCCACGCAACCTACATCGATTCCCACCTTCAGAGAACAATGACCCCTGGAGGCCAAGTCCGCCGTCGACCGAATGGGTGCTCATCAAGTCTGCCGAGAAGACAGCCGCTGCCATGGAGGTGCCCTGCAAATACTGCAAGACATGCCAGATGTGGCGTCCACCACGAGCCCACCATTGCCGTCTCTGCGACAACTGCGTCGAGACCCAGGACCACCACTGTCTGTGGCTCAACAACTGTGTTGGCCGGCGCAACTACCGCtacttcttcaccttcatccTTACCGCCACCTTGCTAGGCGTGTACCTGTCTGGTGCATCGCTTGCACAGATTCTGGTCTACCAGCACAAGCAGAAAATCAGCTTCAATGCGTCAATTTCTCACTTCCGCGTGCCCTTCGCCATGGTCATCTACGGGTTCATTGCCTTCCTGTACCCAGCCGCTTTGACGGGGTACCATGTGTTCCTAATGGCTAGGGGTGAGACGACCCGTGAATACCTCAACTCTTCCAAGTTCATCAAGGCGGAACGCTTCAGAGCCTACAATCAAGGAAGCTGGTTCAGGAACTGGTTTGTGGTGCTCTGCAGACCGAGGCCGCCAACGTACTATCAGTTCAAGCAATCGTGGTACGAGGGTGATCAGAGGCTCGCACCGACGAAGAGGATAAAGAAAGCTCGCAAGGCTGTTCCCGCTAACCCAGGGGTCGGCGTCGACTCGAAAGAGGGAATGGAGATGCAAGATGTTAAGAACTCaccacatcttcaacaacaacaacagcaaggcTTTCAAGGGCCGAGACAACTGAGGTCTCAACACGACCTCGAGAGCGGACTCGCacagcaaccaccaacaaactaa
- a CDS encoding hypothetical protein (EggNog:ENOG503P0V8; COG:P; COG:Q), producing MRGLRMDHPRRGIADPDLAFPEALLQLRDTIPTITNTQEVPISNPTITPYNTGLNGVNQPNNMLFTDILWWTLGGLGVMILLIRIGQLAWAKLRLVSAMNTKGRQQHFWKVKQWSWMPGLKRSLIYAPLWKKRHNREIQLSSAVNMGTLPSRLQAAVLLVYLGSNLAYMFVLDWQQANKYALCAEIRGRSGTLSVVNMIPLIIFAGRNNPLIGLLNISFDTYNLLHRWMGRMSVFEVLIHFIAWAVVQVADDGWEGVKHKILYDRFISSGTVGVVAMFVILVLSLSPVRHAFYESFLNTHIILALVAFICTWIHCVSATVHGGLPQIPWVLAIFILWGAERFARVIRLAYANRSSRGYTTATVEPMPGEACRVTMHLPRHIPVRPGQHAYLRFAGLKPWENHPFSIAWFEHTYSPSSLPTYSSSSSSEKHPPGTTPTSTTVSFIIGAHTGFTRQLYNTARASPLGALTLRAAFEGPYAGHHSFDSYGHVVLFAGATGITHQLSYIRHLINGCNDRTACTRRITLVWIVRDHEVLEWIHPYMEQILRLPNRQEILRIKIFVTRPKTAMGVNVLSTSGTVQKLPGRPNVVTLLAKEQDEQMGAMVVGVCGPGGLGDDVRGAVRGMQGLGTVVDFVEESFTW from the coding sequence ATGCGTGGTCTCAGGATGGACCATCCTCGGCGCGGGATCGCTGATCCAGACCTCGCTTTTCCCGAAGCACTACTTCAGCTACGAGACACAATACCAACAATCACCAATACCCAAGAAGTACCAATATCCAACCCTACCATCACCCCCTATAATACAGGTCTCAACGGCGTCAATCAGCCAAACAACATGCTCTTCACCGACATCCTCTGGTGGACATTGGGCGGCTTGGGGGTAATGATACTGCTCATCAGGATAGGACAGTTGGCGTGGGCCAAGCTACGGCTGGTTTCGGCGATGAATACGAAGGGGAGGCAACAGCATTTCTGGAAGGTCAAACAATGGAGTTGGATGCCCGGTCTGAAGAGGTCACTCATCTACGCCCCATTATGGAAGAAGAGGCACAACCGCGAGATCCAGCTCTCCAGCGCTGTCAACATGGGCACTCTCCCATCGAGACTCCAAGCAGCGGTCCTCCTCGTATACCTGGGTAGCAACCTCGCATACATGTTCGTCCTCGACTGGCAACAAGCAAACAAGTACGCCCTCTGTGCCGAAATTCGTGGCCGATCAGGAACCCTCTCCGTCGTCAACATGATCCCCCTGATCATCTTTGCCGGTCGCAACAACCCCCTTATTGGCCTTCTCAACATCAGCTTCGACACctacaacctcctccaccgatGGATGGGTCGCATGTCCGTCTTCGAGGTCCTCATCCACTTCATCGCCTGGGCTGTCGTCCAAGTAGCCGACGACGGCTGGGAGGGTGTCAAGCACAAGATCCTCTACGACCGCTTCATCAGCTCTGGCACTGTCGGCGTCGTCGCCATGttcgtcatcctcgtcctctccctTTCGCCCGTCCGCCACGCCTTTTACGAGTCCTTTCTCAACACCCACATAATCCTCGCCCTCGTTGCCTTCATCTGCACCTGGATCCACTGTGTCTCCGCCACCGTCCACGGCGGtctcccccaaatcccctgggtcctcgccatcttcatcctctggGGCGCCGAGCGCTTCGCCCGCGTCATCCGCCTCGCCTATGCCAACCGGTCGTCTAGGGGTTATACCACCGCGACGGTCGAGCCCATGCCCGGCGAGGCCTGCCGAGTGACGATGCACCTCCCACGGCACATCCCCGTCAGACCCGGCCAGCACGCCTATCTGCGTTTCGCCGGTCTCAAACCCTGGGAAAaccaccccttttccatcGCTTGGTTCGAGCATACAtactctccttcttccctccccacctactcctcttcatcctcctcagaaAAACACCCCCCGGGAACAactcccacctccaccaccgtcagCTTCATCATAGGCGCCCACACGGGCTTCACCCGCCAACTCTACAACACCGCCCGTGCCTCCCCCTTGGGAGCCCTCACCCTCCGAGCAGCCTTTGAAGGCCCCTACGCCGGCCACCACAGCTTCGACTCTTACGGGCACGTAGTCCTCTTTGCTGGCGCAACAGGAATCACCCACCAACTCTCCTACATCCGCCACCTGATCAACGGCTGCAACGACCGCACCGCCTGCACCCGTCGGATCACCCTCGTCTGGATCGTGCGCGATCACGAGGTGTTGGAGTGGATCCACCCCTACATGGAGCAGATCCTGCGCCTCCCCAACAGGCAAGAGATCCTCCGGATCAAGATCTTTGTGACGAGGCCAAAGACAGCGATGGGGGTTAATGTCCTGAGCACGAGCGGGACGGTGCAAAAGTTGCCGGGCAGGCCGAACGTGGTCACGCTGCTGGCTAAGGAGCAGGATGAGCAGATGGgggcgatggtggttggggtttgCGGTccgggggggttgggggatgatGTTAGGGGTGCTGTTAGGGGGATGCAGGGGttggggacggtggtggatttTGTGGAGGAGAGCTTTACTTGGTAG
- the kap95 gene encoding karyopherin Kap95 (COG:U; COG:Y; BUSCO:EOG09260HMA; EggNog:ENOG503NX6P), producing MEGSPDINTVLTNSLSPDGALRNAAEQQLIQAAEQNFSQYLLTLVQALANENAEGHIRAAAGIALKNAFSAREFARQQSLQAKWLNQTDQETKTRVKQLALETLSSTNAQAGQACAQVVAAIAAIELPRDQWPDLMASLVRNVSEGSPHQKQASLTTIGFICESQDQDLRNSLIAHSNAILTAVVQGARKEETNLEVRLAAITALGDSLEFVGNNFKHEGERNYIMQVVCEATQAEDSRIQQGAYGCLNRIMALYYENMRFYMEKALFGLTILGMKSDDEDVAKLAVEFWSTVCEEEIAIEDDNAQVESSEQMRPFYNFSRVATNEVVPVLLALLTKQDEDASDDEYNISRAAYQCLQLYAQSVGAAIVPPVIAFVEANLRHDDWHYRDAAVSAFGAIMDGPEEKTLEGIVKSGMGPLIAMMDDPSIHVRDSTAYALGRITETCADAIDPTQHLDALIRSLFNGLMNTPKMAASCCWALMNIAERFSGDGESAQNPLTPHFNQSVTNLLAVTGRMDCEASVRTAAYEVLNTFVRNAASESLQAVASLSTVTIERLEGTIPMQAQVVSIEDKIILEDMQTSLCTVLQAIIERLDKEIAPQGDRIMQCLLQILSSVNGKSSVPEGAFTTISSLANAMEEDFVKYMDAFSPFLYNALGNQEEPGLCSMAIGLVSDITRSMGERSQPWCDNFMNYLLNNLRSTALANQFKPAILQCFGDIAGAIGGHFETYLSVVAQVLQQAATVTAGAEGSYEMFDYVITLREGIMDAWGGIIGAMKSGNKTAVLEPYVQSIFEMLNVIANDANRSEALMRSAMGVIGDLADAYPNGQLVEAFRADWLTAMIKETRQNREFQPRTIETARWAREQVKRQIGGAQGMMSQT from the exons ATGGAAGGTTCTCCGGACATCAACACTGTCCTCACCAACTCGCTGAGCCCTG ATGGCGCGCTCCGTAATGCCGCTGAGCAGCAGCTCATCCAGGCCGCTGAGCAAAACTTT TCACAATACCTCCTGACGCTCGTCCAAGCGTTGGCGAATGAAAATGCCGAAGGACATATTCGAGCCGCCGCCGGTATCGCTCTCAAGAACGCCTTCAGTGCCCGCGAGTTTGCCAGACAACAGTCTTTACAAGCGAAATGGCTGAACCAGACCGACCAAGAAACCAAGACCCGCGTCAAGCAGCTGGCTCTCGAGACGCTTTCCTCCACAAATGCCCAGGCCGGCCAGGCTTGCGCTCAGGTCGTCGCTGCCATCGCGGCGATCGAGCTGCCCCGTGACCAGTGGCCAGATCTTATGGCGTCTCTTGTCCGCAACGTCAGCGAAGGCAGCCCCCACCAGAAGCAGGCCTCCCTCACAACCATCGGGTTCATCTGCGAGAGCCAAGATCAGGATCTGAGGAACAGCTTGATTGCCCATTCGAACGCCATCTTGACGGCAGTAGTACAGGGTGCTCGCAAGGAGGAGACCAACCTCGAGGTCCGTCTCGCTGCCATCACCGCGTTGGGTGACTCCCTCGAATTTGTCGGAAACAATTTCAAGCACGAAGGCGAGCGCAACTACATCATGCAGGTTGTCTGCGAGGCCACCCAGGCCGAGGACTCTCGGATTCAGCAGGGTGCTTATGGCTGCCTGAACCGCATCATGGCTCTCTACTATGAGAACATGCGGTTCTACATGGAGAAGGCTCTGTTTGGTCTTACCATTCTGGGCATGAAgagcgatgacgaggatgttGCCAAATTGGCGGTTGAGTTCTGGAGCACAGTatgcgaggaggagattgccaTTGAAGATGACAATGCCCAGGTTGAGAGCTCCGAGCAGATGCGCCCATTCTACAACTTCAGCCGCGTTGCCACCAACGAGGTCGTCCCTgttctcctcgccctcctcaccaagcAGGACGAGGACGCTTCAGACGACGAGTACAACATCTCGCGTGCCGCCTACCAGTGCTTGCAGCTCTATGCCCAGTCGGTTGGAGCTGCTATTGTCCCTCCAGTTATTGCGTTTGTCGAGGCCAACCTCCGCCACGACGACTGGCATTACCGTGATGCCGCCGTCTCTGCCTTTGGTGCTATCATGGACGGTCCGGAAGAAAAGACCTTGGAGGGGATTGTCAAGTCAGGAATGGGCCCTCTCATTGCCATGATGGATGATCCTTCCATCCACGTTAGGGATTCGACCGCTTATGCGCTCGGCCGTATCACCGAGACCTGCGCCGATGCCATTGACCCTACTCAGCACCTGGATGCTCTGATCCGCTCGCTCTTCAACGGTCTTATGAACACTCCCAAGATGGCCgcttcttgctgctgggccCTGATGAACATTGCCGAGAGATTTTCTGGTGACGGCGAGTCCGCTCAAAACCCCCTGACTCCTCACTTCAACCAGAGCGTCACAAACCTGCTTGCTGTCACCGGCAGAATGGACTGCGAGGCTTCCGTCAGGACTGCTGCCTATGAGGTTCTGAACACGTTCGTGCGCAACGCTGCCAGCGAGAGTCTCCAGGCTGTCGCCTCTCTTTCCACCGTTACCATCGAGCGATTGGAGGGCACCATCCCAATGCAGGCCCAGGTCGTCAGCATTGAAGACAAGATCATCCTCGAGGACATGCAGACCAGTCTCTGCACCGTCCTCCAGGCCATCATCGAGCGCCTGGACAAGGAGATCGCTCCTCAGGGTGACCGTATCATGCAGTGCCTGCTCCAGATTCTGAGCAGCGTCAACGGAAAGTCTAGTGTACCCGAGGGCGCTTTCACAACCATCAGCAGTCTTGCCAATGCGATGGAGGAGGACTTTGTCAAGTACATGGATGCCTTTTCTCCATTCCTTTACAATGCTCTTGGCAACCAAGAAGAGCCGGGTCTCTGCTCGATGGCTATTGGCCTCGTCAGCGACATCACACGGTCCATGGGCGAGCGCAGCCAGCCTTGGTGCGATAACTTCATGAACTACCTGCTGAACAACCTCAGGAGCACTGCTCTTGCGAACCAGTTCAAGCCTGCCATCCTCCAATGCTTTGGCGATATTGCTGGCGCTATTGGTGGCCACTTTGAGACATACCTCTCCGTCGTTGCGCAGGTATTGCAGCAAGCTGCTACCGTCACCGCCGGCGCCGAGGGCTCCTATGAAATGTTCGACTATGTCATCACCCTGAGAGAAGGCATTATGGATGCTTGGGGTGGCATCATCGGAGCCATGAAGTCTGGCAACAAGA CTGCTGTCCTCGAGCCATATGTTCAGTCAATCTTTGAGATGCTGAACGTCATCGCCAACGATGCTAACCGCAGCGAAGCTTTGATGCGGTCTGCCATGGGTGTCATCGG TGATCTTGCCGATGCTTATCCTAATGGCCAGCTGGTTGAAGCCTTCCGTGCGGATTGGCTTACCGCCATGATCAAGGAGACGCGCCAGAACCGCGAGTTCCAGCCCCGCACCATTGAGACTGCTCGCTGGGCCCGCGAACAAGTCAAGCGTCAAATCGGCGGCGCTCAGGGCATGATGTCGCAAACATGA
- the LEU4 gene encoding 2-isopropylmalate synthase (Alpha-isopropylmalate synthase) (Alpha-IPM synthetase) (EggNog:ENOG503NVRE; COG:E) — protein MPMLKDPSKKYKRFQPLNLPDRQWPDKVIEKAPRWLATDLRDGNQSLVDPMQNGDQKWRYFQMLTELGYKEIEVSFPSASQTDFDFTRRLIETPGAVPDDVWLQVLSPCREDLIRRTVDSLKGAKKAIVHIYLATSECFRRVIFGFSEDESVVLASKCAALVRSLTKDDPSQSGTEWAFEFSPETFSDTSPEFVVRICEAVKEAWGPTKENPIIFNLPATVEMSTPNVYADQIEYFCRNISEREKICVSLHPHNDRGCAVAAAELAQMAGADRVEGCLFGNGERTGNVDLVTLALNLYTQGVTPNIDFSDLQKVIKTVEECNKIEVHPRAPYGGSLVVCAFSGSHQDAIKKGFQIREKEGKEYDDHWQIPYLPLDPKDIGRDYQAVIRVNSQSGKGGAAWVIQQNLHLDLPRGLQVAFAKVVQAMAEQKGRELLPTEITDLFRETYHLDKNSRFNIVDYNVNPDRSASPAPPAPGKTQDTKNLMRVFEGVILIDGKEYKLRGRGNGPISSAANALRTIGIDLDVQDYKEHAVGRGREVKAATFIECVAPGVEEKVWGVGIHEDVVQSSLIALLSAASNFASSRHGSPIIPKQTLTNGGLQVPDMQSLEHKAE, from the exons ATGCCTAT GCTCAAGGATCCCTCCAAGAAGTACAAGAGGTTCCAACCTCTGAACCTCCCAGACCGTCAATGGCCAGACAAAGTCATCGAGAAGGCCCCAAGATGGCTGGCAACAGATTTGAGAGACGGCAACCAGAGTCTGGTTGACCCCATG CAGAACGGTGATCAAAAATGGCGTTACTTCCAGATGCTCACCGAGCTCGGCTACAAGGAGATTGAAGTATCCTTTCCCTCCGCTTCCCAGACCGATTTCGACTTCACAAGACGTCTGATCGAGACCCCGGGCGCCGTACCCGACGATGTCTGGCTCCAAGTCCTGTCGCCCTGCAGAGAGGACCTCATTCGCCGCACAGTCGATTCGCTGAAGGGAGCCAAGAAGGCCATTGTCCACATCTATCTCGCTACCAGCGAATGTTTCCGGAGGGTTATCTTTGGATTCTCGGAAGATGAGAGCGTGGTTCTTGCTTCCAAGTGTGCGGCTCTGGTACGGTCACTGACCAAGGACGATCCGTCGCAGTCGGGTACCGAGTGGGCATTCGAGTTCAGTCCCGAAACTTTCTCGGATACCAGCCCAGAATTTGTTGTCAGGATCTGCGAGGCTGTGAAGGAGGCATGGGGCCCAACCAAGGAGAACCCCATCATTTTCAACCTCCCGGCAACCGTCGAGATGTCCACCCCCAACGTCTATGCCGACCAGATCGAGTACTTCTGCCGCAACATCTCCGAGCGCGAGAAGATCTGCGTGTCCCTTCACCCTCACAACGACCGCGGCTGTGCGGTTGCTGCGGCCGAGCTGGCCCAGATGGCAGGAGCCGACAGAGTAGAGGGGTGCCTGTTTGGCAATGGGGAGCGGACAGGAAACGTTGATCTGGTCACTCTTGCCCTCAACCTTTACACACAGGGCGTGACTCCCAACATCGACTTCTCGGACCTCCAAAAGGTCATCAAGACAGTGGAGGAGTGCAACAAGATCGAGGTTCACCCACGTGCGCCGTACGGTGGGTCTCTGGTGGTGTGCGCTTTCAGCGGATCTCACCAGGATGCTATCAAGAAGGGCTTCCAAATccgggagaaggagggtAAGGAGTACGACGACCACTGGCAGATTCCTTACCTCCCTCTGGACCCCAAGGATATTGGTCGCGACTACCAGGCCGTCATCCGCGTCAACTCGCAGTCTGGAAAGGGTGGTGCCGCTTGGGTTATCCAGCAAAACCTGCATCTGGACCTCCCACGTGGTCTGCAAGTCGCTTTCGCCAAGGTCGTACAGGCTATGGCGGAGCAGAAGGGTCGCGAGCTCCTTCCCACTGAGATTACTGACCTCTTCCGGGAGACTTACCACCTTGACAAGAACTCCCGCTTCAACATTGTTGACTACAACGTCAACCCCGACCGTTCCGCCTCTCCCGCACCTCCGGCCCCTGGCAAGACCCAGGATACTAAGAATCTGATGAGAGTCTTCGAGGGTGTTATTTTGATTGACGGCAAAGAGTACAAGCTCCGCGGCCGTGGCAACGGTCCGATCTCCAGTGCCGCAAACGCTCTCCGAACCATTGGTATTGACTTGGATGTCCAGGACTACAAGGAGCATGCTGTCGGCCGGGGACGGGAAGTCAAGGCGGCGACATTCATCGAGTGCGTGGCCCCGGGTGTGGAAGAGAAGGTTTGGGGAGTGGGCATCCACGAGGATGTGGTCCAGAGCTCGCTGATTGCGCTGCTTAGTGCTGCCAGCAAC TTTGCCAGCAGCCGCCATGGGAGCCCTATTATTCCCAAGCAGACTCTTACCAATGGCGGCCTCCAAGTTCCGGACATGCAGTCCCTGGAGCACAAGGCCGAATAA
- a CDS encoding hypothetical protein (EggNog:ENOG503P43H; COG:S; BUSCO:EOG09264OBO) has product MGSSSSKPAATAPQTWKAPGSAGLSAELVQHLQSSPETDASRLQAIELEIQARVAAELKRLRDQESEALRAAQAKLAESTDDKTADDNSKTSYTVSKEVQALQKKLEERKRIRSQLPESLENARSGVVRCLRENDRRPLDCWREVEAFKEEVRRVEKGWVEKVVS; this is encoded by the exons ATGGGCTCGAGCTCGTCCAAGCCAGCGGCTACCGCTCCCCAGACCTGGAAGGC CCCCGGCTCAGCAGGCCTCTCCGCCGAGCTCGTCCAGCACCTCCAGTCCTCCCCCGAG ACCGACGCCTCCCGTCTCCAGGCCATCGAGCTCGAGATCCAAGCCCGCGTCGCCGCCGAGCTCAAGCGTCTCCGCGACCAAGAATCTGAAGCCCTCCGCGCCGCCCAGGCCAAGCTTGCCGAGTCGACTGACGACAAGACCGCCGACGACAACTCCAAGACTTCGTATACTGTCTCCAAAGAAGTGCAAGCTCTCCAGAAGAAGCTTGAGGAGCGCAAGAGGATCCGGTCCCAGCTGCCGGAGAGCCTGGAGAATGCTCGGtctggggtggtgaggtgctTGAGGGAGAATGACAGGCGGCCGTTGGACTgctggagggaggtggaggcttttaaggaggaggtgaggagggtggagaaggggtgggTTGAGAAGGTTGTTAGTTAG
- a CDS encoding hypothetical protein (COG:M; EggNog:ENOG503NZIR) — protein MSKPPKPLPPPSQSFTNRKTKILSALSVPDAEYTDLSPKGSVDVGIRDLIDEINAREGLVTTSSCAGRVSVYLEGRSTGTSPQDEREEAATAGGVRSSSAGGKGGGEWLFVSHDPISSLPPGQLERGYESLFGLVSLQGQEGEEGDEKGRMVHFKFEPMILHVLTASHSHAQKVIQAGMEAGFRETGAVSLLSRQDDDHNPVVAVRSMGLSFESLIGVEGTDGVRRAVVGRGYLDRVVRNSEKLFKENERRIGRFREALKGWFEEGPKKKDGWEDADARRERKRSEGLRRKQELEKGKQETTEKEQQSEEGGIGIILEPPEVL, from the exons ATGTCAaaaccacccaaacccctccctcccccctctcaaagTTTCACCAACCGCAAAACCAAAATCTTGTCTGCCCTCTCTGTCCCAGACGCAGAATACACCGACCTCTCGCCCAAAGGATCCGTCGATGTCGGGATCCGCGACCTCATCGACGAAATCAACGCCCGGGAAGGGCTCGTGACAACAAGCAGTTGTGCGGGCAGAGTCAGCGTTTACCTCGAAGGCCGCTCTACTGGTACCTCTCCACAAGATGAGCGGGAggaagcagcaacagcggGAGGGGTGAGGAGTTCGAGtgctggggggaagggaggcgGGGAGTGGCTGTTTGTCAGCCATGATCCCATCTCTTCGTTGCCGCCTGGACAGCTGGAGCGGGGGTATGAATCGTTGTTTGGGTTGGTGTCGTTGCAGGGtcaggaaggggaagagggtgacgAGAAGGGGAGAATGGTGCACTTCAAGTTTGAGCCCATG ATTTTACATGTATTAACGGCATCACACTCCCACGCCCAAAAGGTCATCCAGGCGGGCATGGAGGCTGGCTTTCGAGAGACGGGCGCTGTGAGCTTACTTTCACGGCAGGACGACGACCACAAccctgttgttgctgtcaGGTCGATGGGGTTGAGTTTTGAGAGCTTGATCGGGGTGGAAGGTACGgatggggtgaggagggcggtggttgggagggggtacTTGGACCGGGTGGTGAGAAATAGTGAGAAGTTGTTCAAGGAGAATGAGAGGCGGATTGGGAGGTTTAGGGAGGCACTGAAGGGGTGGTTTGAGGAGGGACCTAAAAAGAAGGATGGTTGGGAGGATGCAGACgcaaggagggagaggaaacGGTCGGAGGGGCTGAGGAGAAAACAGGAACTTGAGAAGGGGAAGCAGGAGACGACTGAAAAGGAGCAGCAaagtgaggagggtggtatAGGAATCATACTTGAGCCTCCTGAGGTTCTGTAA